One genomic window of Xanthobacter dioxanivorans includes the following:
- a CDS encoding DUF934 domain-containing protein, protein MPLVKNGAPAADAFVSIADGEALPDGPVIVSAERLLSEGPALSARNGDLGVAWPNNRDVAELQPFLSRLSLIALTFPKFRDGRAYSQARLLRERFGFKGELRAVGNVLRDQVLFMVRAGFDAFSLEKEADAAAFGKAVATYSVFYQPTGDGRATVRDARRAELAAQG, encoded by the coding sequence ATGCCTCTCGTTAAGAACGGCGCGCCCGCCGCCGACGCCTTCGTCTCCATCGCCGATGGCGAAGCCCTGCCCGACGGGCCGGTGATCGTCTCCGCCGAACGGCTGCTGTCGGAGGGCCCCGCCTTGTCCGCCCGCAACGGCGACCTCGGCGTCGCCTGGCCGAACAACCGGGACGTGGCGGAGCTCCAGCCCTTCCTCTCGCGCCTGTCGCTGATCGCCCTCACCTTCCCGAAGTTCCGCGACGGACGCGCCTACAGCCAGGCGCGGCTCCTGCGCGAGCGCTTCGGCTTCAAGGGCGAGCTGCGCGCGGTGGGCAACGTGCTGCGCGACCAGGTGCTGTTCATGGTGCGCGCCGGCTTCGATGCCTTCTCGTTGGAGAAGGAGGCGGACGCCGCGGCCTTCGGCAAGGCGGTCGCCACCTATTCCGTCTTCTACCAGCCCACGGGCGACGGGCGGGCCACGGTCCGCGACGCGCGACGCGCCGAACTTGCGGCGCAGGGGTGA